In Bacillus thuringiensis, the DNA window TAGTTGACTTTTTCTCTTTTATAAAGCTTAATAATTAGATATACGGAATTAATGGAAGGGGAGCGACACCTTTATGTCACAAGCACAAAGTATTTTATTAGAAAGCGGAACAAATGAATTAGAGATTGTCACATATACTGTTGGTGAAAATCTGTTTAGTATCAACGTAATGAAAGTACGTGAAATCATTAATCCATTCCCTGTTACAACTGTGCCAGAATCGCATCATGCAGTTGAAGGTGTTGTTCAAGTACGTGGTGAAATTTTACCTGTTATAAACTTAGCGACAGCTCTTAATTTAAAATCAACAAAGCCACTTGATCAAACGAAATTTATTATTTCAGAATTAAATCAAATGAAAGTTATTTTCCGTGTTGATGAAGTGCATCGTATTCAACGTATTTCGTGGGAACAAATTGATGAACCAGCTTCATTGTCTATGGGACTAGAAGAAACGACATCTGGTATTGTAAAACTAGATGGAAAAATTATCTTACTATTAGATTACGAGAAAATTGTATGTGAAATTAGCGGAACTGGTTATGATAATAAATCCCTTTCAAAATTAGAACAAAAAACAGATCGAGCTGAAAAAGTTATTTATATTGCGGAAGATTCAGCGATGCTTCGTCAAATATTAGAAGAAACATTATCATCAGCTGGATATACGAAAATGAACTTCTTCAGCAATGGTGCAGAAGCATTGGCGCAAATTGAAAAGCTAGCGAAAGAGCAAGGCGAAAAAATGTTTGAACATATTCACTTGCTAATTACGGATATTGAAATGCCGAAAATGGATGGACACCATTTAACGAAAGTAATTAAAGATGGTGAAGTAATGAATCGTTTACCAGTCGTTATTTTCTCTTCACTAATTACAAATGAATTATTCCATAAAGGCGAAGCTGTGGGGGCGAATGCTCAAGTAAGTAAGCCAGATATTCAAGAGTTAATTGGTTTAGTTGATAAGTTAGTGTTGTAAAAGAGTTTGGAAAAGCGCTTTTTAGCTAGAATAGAAGCTCTAGCTATGCATGGCGGTCGGTGCCTAATAGAGCCCTATGCGATGTGAGATCAAAGATATGGAGTGGTTTTATGTAAGTAGAAGAAGTGAGGATTTGCAGACACTATTTACAACTCTATTCTTCTAGTGGAGAGAAGGGAACTAGCCATATGTAGTATTGGTTAGTTCCTTTTTAGTATTCTATACTCTGTATAGGAGGAAAAATGGAATGTTTTTGGAGTGTTTATGGTTGTAAGTATAAAAAATCTTCATTTGAAGATTTTTGATTTGAAAATATAAAAATGTATCTTTGGATAATTTTAGTAATATTTCGTGGTAACGCAAACTTTTTCGGTGAAAATACATCCGAAATACCATATAATATAATTAAATGTAATTAATATGCAATTATACATATTAATTAAAAAATCTTTTTTTATTTCTATACTTTCTATATATTTTTGTATGTTTATTATTTGACAGACAATTTTGAAATGTTATAATATGGATATGTAAAAATTGCTATTTTCTGAGAAGACATGGGAGTCAGATGAGAATTGTGAAAGGATGAGGGGGAGTGACACAGATTATGTATCACCACACAGCAATCAATGTATTAAGTCTTTTACAAAACATGTCAAATAATAAAATGAACGATGTGCAACTAGAAGAGGAATTAAAAAAAATAGAGAAACAATTCCAAGTAGAGTATGAAGAACTAGTTGATTTACATAATAGAATGGTATTATTTCAAATAGATATAGAAAAACATGGTGGGATGCGGGCGTATGAAAAATCTACAATTACATGGCTGAAGTCTGAGTTAGAGTTACTGTATGAAGTGTATCAATTTTCCCAACGTCACGGTTTAAACATTATTAATATTTCAAAATACGTCAGTAAAAAAGAACTAAATCTTTTTCCAAAAACAGCAAGCCAATTGCAAAATACGTATTACAAATTAAAAAAATGTGAAATACTGTTTGAAAATATTGAAAAACAAAAACCAGGACGAAAGCGAAAATATACGCCTGTAAAAGAACCAATTGTTGAAATAAAAAAAGAAAACAAGAAAGAATTAAGAAAAGAAGTTCAAAATATAGAGAATGAAAAAAGTCTTGTAACAGTTATATCTGGTATTGTTGATAATTTTGAAACGATTAGCCAGTGTAGTGAAAGAAAAGAGCATGAACTACATCAATTCATGGAAGGAATCTATAAGCTTTCTAGCATGGCCGCAGAGCGTTCAAAAGATGAAAAGAATACTCGTGGTCTCGAAGACGAATTACATGTATTACGGGCTGAAAATGAAAGGCTAAAACGAGAAAAGGAAGAGCTTGTTCATGATATAAAAGAAATGACGCATCATTTAATTCATTTCATTACGAGCTCTGATATTAATCAAATTCGCACATTGCCTTTCTTCGTAAAAGAATGTAAACAAGATTTGCATAAATTAGGGTTATATAACGCACAAGACGGTAAAATGAAAATTATGGTTGATCGTAGTGGACAGGTTATGACTGTAACACAGTAATGAAATTTGGGTACAAAATAAAAGGGAGGTACATAGCTTATATGTATTTCCCTTTTATTTTGTATGGAATCGTTCCAAAAAAGGAAGATGAATGTTTACGATTGTAGTAATTTAGAAACCATTTGCGGTATTTGATTCGCCTGTGGAACCATACTGAGCGCAACTTCAGTTAACAATTTAAACTTTAAAAAATCACTCGTAACAATACGCATAATAGACACTCTTGATAGATTCATAAAATCGGTGTTTTAAAGCTAATAAACGGCTATGGAATGATAAAAGGGTTTGTACTCACTTTATCTTTTTGTTTTCATATACGGAACGAGGGGAAAATAAGCCCTGACAGATTCTAAGTATGGTTAGAGCCTCTCTTTAAACTAAAAAGAAAGTTTTTTATCTGTTTATATAGAAAAAATAAACCTCTCCGCAAGCAGAGAGGTTTATTCATGAAAATAATTCAAATGGCTTATTGTAATAATTTAGAAACCATTTGAGGAGTTTGGTTAGCTTGAGAAAGCATGCTGATACCAGCTTCGTTCAAGATTTTGAACTTAGTCATTTCAGACATTTCTTTTGCCATATCAGCATCTTCGATTTGAGAAGCAGCAGCAGCCATATTAGTAGCTTGGCTAGTTACGTTGTTTAAGTTATGATCTAAACGGTTTAATTGAGAACCGAAAGTTGCTCTAGCGTCAGTAACAGCTTGGATAGCTGTGTCAAGAGCTATTATTTCATCTTTTGCAGTAGTTACATCTGTTAAAGTACCCAACTTATCACTTGTAATATCCTTTGTATTGATAGCTGTGATATCAAGTGTATCATTTGCAGCATCAGAAAGTTGAATTTTAATATCTTTACCGCCACCGGCTGTGTCTAGGAATGCATTGCCGTTAAAGTTTGTTTTTCCAGCGATATGACCAATTTCACCTTTTAATTGCTCATACTCTTTGTTTAAAGAAGCTGTATCTTTTGTGTTATTTGTACCACTAGCAGCTTGCGTAGCCAGATCACGCATACGAAGTAAGATGTTAGAAATTGAGCCTAAAGCAGCGTCACCAGTACGTAAAGCAGACATAGCGTCTTGTGTGTTACGTGCTCCAACGTTTAATCCGCCTTCTTTTGCACGCATACGAGTAGCGATAGCTAAGCCAGCCGCATCGTCAGCGGCACTGTTAATAGATTTACCGCTAGATAAACGATTCATCGCAGTATTCATTTTGTCTTGGTTTTGGCGCATGTACTCTTGTGTACGCATGCTGTTAATGTTTGTATTAATTCTCATGTAAAGAACCCCCATTTTTTTATCTTGGACTTTTAGTTATCTATAAATCTCTTTGATTACAAAGAGATTTATAGGATCAAATGGATTATTGTAATAATTTAGAAACCATTTGAGGTGTTTGGTTTGCTTGAGAAAGCATGCTGATACCAGCTTCGTTCAAGATTTTGAATTTAGTCATTTCAGACATTTCTTTTGCCATATCAGCATCTTCGATTTGAGAAGCAGCAGCAGCCATGTTAGTAGCTTGGCTAGTTACGTTGTTTAAGTTATGGTCTAAACGGTTTAATTGAGAACCGAAAGTTGCTCTAGCGTCAGCAATTGCTTGGATGGCTGTGTCAATTTTACCCATTTCAGTTGTTGCTGCAGTTACAGCAGCTGCTGAATCAGCACCTGTTAATTTTCCAACAGCAGCACCAAGTAGTGTATCAACCTTTGCATCAATAGCTGTAATAACAAGAGTATCACTTGCAGCATCAGAAAGTTGGATAGTCACATCTGAGCCCTTCTTAGTAGCATCAGCATCAGCAGAGTTTAAAAATGCATTACCGTTAAAGTTAGTTTTTTCAGCAATATGGTTAATTTCTTTTGCTAATTGTTGGTACTCTTCGTCTAGAGAAGCTGAATCTTTAACATTATTTGTACCACTAGCAGCTTGCGTAGCAAGATCACGCATACGAAGTAAGATGTTAGAAATTGAGCCTAAAGCAGCGTCACCAGTACGTAAAGCAGACATAGCGTCTTGCGTGTTACGTGCTCCAACGTTTAATCCGCCTTCTTTTGCACGCATACGAGTAGCGATAGCTAGGCCAGCCGCATCGTCAGCGGCACTGTTAATAGATTTACCGCTAGATAAACGATTCATCGCAGTATTCATTTTGTCTTGGTTTTGGCGCATGTACTCTTGTGTACGCATGCTGTTAATGTTTGTATTAATTCTCATGTAAAGAACCCCCATTTTTTTATCTTGGACTTTTAGTTATCTATAAATCTCTTTGATTACAAAGAGATTTATAGGATCAAATGGATTATTGTAATAATTTAGAAACCATTTGAGGTGTTTGGTTTGCTTGAGAAAGCATGCTGATACCAGCTTCGTTCAAGATTTTGAATTTAGTCATTTCAGACATTTCTTTTGCCATATCAGCATCTTCGATTTGAGAAGCAGCAGCAGCCATATTAGTAGCTTGGCTCGTTACGTTGTTTAAGTTATGATCTAAACGGTTTAATTGAGAACCGAAAGTTGCTCTTGCATCAGCAACAGCTTGGATAGCAGTATCAATTTTACCCATTTCAGTTGTTGCGCCAGCTACGTCTGCTAAAGTCCCCAAAGTTCCACTTGTAAGTGCCTTTGTATCGATAGCTGTAATAACAAGAGTATCACTTGCAGCATCAGAAAGTTGAATCGTAATGTCTGTACCTGGATTAGTAGCAGCAGATTTGTCTAGGAATGCATTGCCGTTAAAGTTTGTTTTTCCAGCGATATGGTCAATTTCTCCTTTTAATTGCTCATACTCTTTGCTTAAAGATGCAGTATCTTTTGCGTTATTCGTACCGCTAGCAGCTTGCGTAGCAAGATCACGCATACGAAGTAAGATGTTAGAAATTGAACCTAAAGCAGCATCACCAGTACGTAAAGCAGACATAGCGTCTTGCGTGTTACGTGCTCCAACGTTTAATCCGCCTTCTTTTGCACGCATACGAGTAGCGATAGCTAAGCCAGCCGCATCGTCTGCCGCACTGTTAATAGATTTACCGCTAGATAAACGATTCATCGCAGTATTCATTTTGTCTTGGTTTTGGCGCATGTACTCTTGCGTACGCATGCTATTAATATTTGTATTAATTCTCATGATAAGAACCCCCATTTTTTTATATTGATTTTTCTGTTAATTGATAAACGTAAATATGCAAAAAAATCAATTTCGAGATTAATTGTAATCCTTGGTATATATCGTGTCAACGATTAATTGTAATTATTGAATATAAAAAAATGATAATTTTCTATTTGTTCATTTTTTTATTACAATATTATCAAAAGGATTATTGCAAACTTTAAAAAAAAACTCTAATATTAGATTATCTTTGTTTACCGAAAAGGTGATATTATGGTAGTTGGAAATATAGTAAAAGAAGTGCTTGCATATAAGAAAGGACAAATTCAGCAAAAGCTAAGCAGTCCACAAGCATTCGTTAGTAGTCGTTTTCAAGAGAAGTTGCAGAGTGAACCTGTGAAGGAGACGAAGGGTACTACGCAGCCGGCAAACATAGAAGATATGAGTCAGCCGGTACAATCTACGAAAATAGAAACGGTTGTTAATAAGCCGGAACAATCTATTAATAAAGTAGAGGAAGCGAGTAAGCCTGAAGAAAAAGCTGAAACGAAGAAAGTAGATGAAGTGCAAGTCGCGCAAAAAGAGTTTGAACGACGTTTCCCAGAAACGAAAAATGAGGCTGCTGATACGTGGGGATTAACGAAGAAGTATAATATTCAAAAAATACGTTCTTCCAATGAAGGGAAGTATGAGGACATTATTGATCGCGCTAGCCGTACATATGGAATTCCGAAAACGTTAATTCAAAAAATGATTGAAGTAGAATCTGATTTTAATCCGAAAACGGTGTCACATGCAGGTGCGATGGGGCTTATGCAGCTTATGCCAGCGAATGTGAAAGAGATGGGTATAAAAAATCCATTTTCACCAGCTGAAAGTATTGAAGGCGGCGTGAAAGAGTTAAGCGGTTATTTAAAGAAAAATAATGGCGACTTAGTATTGGCGCTCGCTTCTTATAATGCGGGTCCTGGTAATGTGAGAAAGTACGGAGGCGTACCGCCATTTAAAGAAACGCAAGGATATATTAAAAAAATATTAAATATCGACGTTTCAAAATAAGAAATTTCATATATAGAGAGAACATGAAATTTTCGTGAACATGATATGGGAGTTGACTAGATTTGAAATTACAAGATGATATTCCGTTAACAATTTATTTTGAAATCGGAAATACGAAAAAGAAAATTGAAGATCTGCTTCATATTACGAAAGGTACATTGTATCGTCTGGAAAATTCAACGAAAAATACGGTGCGTCTTATGCTTGAGAATGAAGAGATTGGAACCGGAAAGATTTTGACGAAAAACGGGAAGATGTACGTTGAAATCGTTGAATTGAAAAGGTAGGGAAGGGGATTGTCATGAGTGGCGAAAAATTAAGCCAAGAGCAAATTGATGCCCTGCTGAAGGCGGTAAATGAAGGCGAGGAAATGCCAGCTTTCGCACAAGAAGCAGGGAAGCAAGAGAAATTTCAGGAGTATGATTTTAATAGACCAGAGAAGTTCGGTGTTGAGCATTTACGTAGTTTGCAAGCGATTGCTTCTACGTTTGGAAAACAGACGTCACAGACGTTGGCAGCGCGTATGCGTATTCCGATTGAGCTAGAGCCTTCAACAGTTGAGCAAGTTCCATTTACGAGTGAGTATGTGGAGAAAATGCCGAAAGATTATTATTTATATTGCGTAATTGACCTCGGTTTACCAGAGCTTGGAGAAATTGTTATTGAGATTGATTTAGCATTTGTTATTTATATTCATGAATGTTGGCTTGGCGGGGATAGTAAACGCAACTTTACGATGCGCAGACCGCTAACGGCGTTTGAGTTTTTAACGCTCGATAATATATTCATGCTTCTTTGTAAAAATTTAGAGCAATCATTTGAAAGTGTTGTTGCGATTGAACCGAAGTTTGTAACGACGGAAACAGATCCGAATGCATTAAAGATTACGACAGCGAGCGATATAATTTCGTTACTTAACGTAAATATGAAAACAGATTTTTGGAATACGACGGTGCGTATCGGTATTCCGTTCTTATCTGTTGAAGAAATTATGGATAAGTTAACGTCTGAAAATATTGTCGAACATTCTTCGGATAAGCGTAAAAAGTATACGTCTGAAGTGGAAGTAAAAGTAAATCAAGTGTTTAAACCTGTTCACGTTGCAATTGGCGAGCAGAAGATGACAATGGGTGAGATTGAACAAATTGAAGAAGGCGATATTATTCCGCTCCATACGAAAGTTTCGGATGAATTACTTGGTTATGTTGATGGAAAGCATAAATTTAATTGTTTTATTGGGAAAGATGGAACGCGTAAGGCGCTCTTATTTAAAAGTTTTGTAGAGTAGGAGGATCCATATGAAGCATGAAGTATCTCCTGTGTCATTAATGGGATTAGAAGATTTTGCAGGGAAGCGAAATGAAGCAGGTAAAGCACATATTGATACTGTTTCAGACATTTCGATTGAACTTGGTGTAAAGCTTGGGAAGTCATCTATTACGCTCGGTGATGTGAAACAGTTAAAAGTGGGCGATGTTCTTGAAGTAGAGAAAAACCTAGGACATAAAGTAGATGTGTATTTAAGTAATATGAAAGTCGGCATCGGTGAAGCGATCGTAATGGACGAGAAGTTCGGTATTATCATTTCTGAAATTGAAGCCGATAAGAAGCAAGCTGCGCTTATGAAAGCGCAAAGTCAAATGCAAGATAAAGAGTAGAGGAGGAGTCATATGTCGTATATGACGACCTTATTTCAAGTCGTTTTACTGTTTGGTGCGCTCGGCTACGGTGCATATTATATGACGAAAAAGACGCGCAAGCAGCAGTTTTTTAAACAAGGTGAAAATGGCCATATTCAAGTGAAAGACGGCGTGTATTTAAATCATCAAACGAGTGCCTTTTTATTTGAAGTAGACGGCAAGCAAGTGTTCACTGTTATTAGTAATAACGGTGTACAATCTGTGCAATTAACAGGAACAGGAAATCAGTTTCAACAAGCGCTAGAAGACGCGGTGAAGAGTGAAACGAAAAAAGTAGAGGATCCATCATGAGAATAAAGAAACAGTTATCATTATTAGCCGTTATTTTCGTATTTTCTATCGTTTTTTCAATTATTTTTGTAAATCCAGCGTATGCGGCCCCGAACGGTTTTATTAATTTCGAAAATGGGAAAGAGTTTACGAGTAATTCAAGTGTACAATTATTTGCGCTCGTTACCCTTTTATCATTATCTTCTTCTATCGTTCTATTATTTACACATTTTACTTATTTTATGATCGTTCTTGGGATTACACGTCAAGGACTTGGGGTAATGAATTTACCACCGAACCAAGTACTTGTTGGACTTGCATTATTTTTATCACTCTTTACGATGCAGCCTGTACTTGGGCAGCTAAAGAGCGATGTGTGGGATCCGATGACGAAAGAGAAAATAACTGTAAGTCAAGCTGCTGAGACGACAGCTCCGATTATGAAAGAGTATATGTCAAAGCATACGTATAAGCATGATTTAAAGATGATGCTGAAAGTGCGCGGAGAAGAATTGCCGAAAGATTTGAAAGATCTTTCCTTATTTACGCTTGTGCCATCCTTTACGTTAACGCAAATCCAAAAAGGATTGTTGACGGGGATGTTCATTTATTTAGCGTTTGTATTTATAGATTTGATTATTAGTACACTGTTAATGTACCTCGGGATGATGATGGTACCGCCGATGATTTTAAGTTTACCGTTTAAAATACTTGTTTTCGTATATTTAGGTGGATATACAAAAATCGTCGACATTATGTTTAAAACAGTCGCCTGAAGCGTTTGATGCTATGTGATAGGAGTCATATAAATGAATACGTCACCAATTATAGATATTTTTCAAACCTTTTTTTATAAAGGGGTTATGATTTTAATGCCGGTTGCCGGCGTAAGTATGATTGTCGTTATTATTATCGCTGTCATTATGGCGATGATGCAAATTCAAGAGCAAACGCTGACGTTTTTACCAAAAATGGCGAGTATCGTACTCGTTATTATCATTTTAGGTCCGTGGATGTTTCAAGAGTTAACGACGCTTATTTTAGATTTATTTGATAAAATCCCATCGCTATTGCGTTCGTACTAAGATAGGTGAACTGAAATGAATATGGAATTATGGGTGGCGACGTTTTTTGCGTTTTGCCGCATTACTTCATTTTTATATTTTTTACCGTTTTTCTCAGGGCGATCCATTCCAGCGATGGCGAAGGTTACAGTTGGACTTGCTCTTTCGATTACAGTTGCCGATCAAGTTGATGTCTCTCACATAAAGACAACTTGGGACGTTGCAGCTTATGCAGGTACGCAAATTGTAATTGGCTTATCACTTTCAAAAATTGTAGAAATGCTCTGGAATATTCCAAAAATGGCAGGACATATTTTAGACTTTGATATCGGTTTATCACAGGCGAGTTTGTTTGATGTAAATGCAGGTTCACAGTCTACTTTACTTTCAACCATTTTTGATATATTTTTTCTCATTATTTTTATTTCACTTGGAGGCATTAATTATTTCGTTGCCACGATTTTAAAGTCGTTTCAATATACAGAGGCGATTTCAAAATTGCTGACGACTAGTTTTTTAGATAGTCTACTCGCAACGTTATTATTTGCGATAACATCAGCGGTTGAAATTGCTCTTCCGCTTATGGGAAGTTTGTTCATCATTAACTTTGTTTTAATTTTAATCGCAAAAAACGCTCCGCAATTAAACGTTTTTATGAATGCGTATGTCATTAAAATCACATGTGGTATTTTGTTTATTGCGATGAGTGTACCGATGCTCGGTTATGTGTTTAAAAATATGACGGACGTATTGCTTGAGGAATATACGAAACTATTTAACTTTTTCTTAACGAAGTAGGGGGACGCGCATGGCAAAGGATAATAAAACAGAAAAGGCCACCCCGCAGAAGCGTAAGAAATCGCGTGAAGAAGGGAATATTGCCCGGAGTAAAGATTTAAATAATTTATTTTCCATACTAGTATTAGCAGTTGTTGTTTACTTTTTCGGAGATTGGCTCGGTTATGAGATTGCAAACTCTGTAGCAGTACTGTTTAATCAAATTGGAAAAAATACAGATTCAACACAGTATTTTTATTTAATGGGTATTTTATTACTAAAAGTATCAGCGCCGATATTAATACTCGTATACGCTTTTCATTTATTTAATTATATGATTCAAGTCGGTTTCTTATTTTCTTCTAAAGTCATTAAGCCGAAAGCGTCACGTATTAATCCAAAAAACTATTTTACGAGATTGTTTAGTCGGAAAAGTTTAGTAGATATTTTGAAATCACTATTTTATATGGGATTAATCGGTTACGTCGCTTACATTCTGTTTAAAAAGAATTTAGAGAAGATCGTGAGTATGATTGGATTTAACTGGACTGCGTCACTTACTGAAATTATTAGGCAAATTAAATTTATCTTTTTAGCTATTTTAATTATATTAATCGTTCTTTCTATTATTGACTTTATTTATCAAAAATGGGAGTACGAACAAGATATTAAGATGAAAAAAGAAGAAGTAAAAAGGGAGCATAAAGATAATGAAGGGGACCCGCAAGTAAAGGGGAAACGAAAAAACTTTATGCATGCGATCTTGCAAGGGACAATTGCGAAAAAGATGGATGGTGCAACGTTTATTGTAAACAACCCGACTCATATTTCGGTCGTACTTCGGTACAATAAACAGGTTGATGCAGCACCAATTGTCGTTGCAAAAGGGGAAGATGAGCTCGCATTATATATACGAACGCTTGCCCGTGAACAAGAAATACCAATGGTGGAAAACCGTCCGCTTGCTCGTTCTTTATATTATCAAGTCGAGGAAGATGAGACGATTCCAGAAGATTTATACGTAGCTGTAATTGAAGTTATGCGCTATTTAATTCAAACGAATGAACTTGAAGTATAATAGCGCGGTTGGAGGAGATCTCTTGTGTTTAAGATAGATTCTGCAAGAACCTATTTTTCTATCTTTTTAGCAGCGTCATTCGTAGTGGCGCTCTTAATTCCACTTCCACCATTTATACTTGATATCGTTATCGTTTTTTTACTAAGTATGTCAGTGCTTATTTATATGCGAGCAACAAGTATTAACGAGTGGGATGAATTAAAGTCATTTCCGACGATGTTGTTATTAATCGGGATTTTCCGCGTATCGATTAACGTATCGACGACGCGAGCGATTTTGACAGACGGAAATGCGGGGCATGTTATTGAAGAGTTCGGTCAGTTTGTAATTGGCGGGAACTTATTAATTGGTATCGTTATTTTCATAGTATTAATCATATTCCAGTTTATCGTTGCAAACGGTGCGTCACGTACAGCTGAAGTTGCAGCACGTTTTACACTTGATTCTTTACCCGGGAAACAAATGTCAATCGATGCGGATTTAAACCAGCGTATTATTACTGAAAAAGATGCACAGGCAAAACGAAAAAAATTAAATATGGAAACAGAGTTTTACGGGGCGATGGATGGTGCCGGGAAGTTCATTAAAGGGGACGTTATTTTCGGGATCGTCATTTTATTCGTAAACATTATTTTCGGTTTAATTGTCGGCATAATGCAGCAAGGAATGAGTTTTGCTGAAGCAGCTATTCACTATACACAGCTAACTGTCGGTGACGGAATCGTAAACCAAATCGGTTCGTTAATGCTTGCGATTTCAACAGGTATTATCGTAACGCGTGTATTTGATGGCTCAGCGGATACAGTAACAGAAGGAATATTTAAAGAGTTATTAGCA includes these proteins:
- a CDS encoding flagellin, with product MRINTNINSMRTQEYMRQNQDKMNTAMNRLSSGKSINSAADDAAGLAIATRMRAKEGGLNVGARNTQDAMSALRTGDAALGSISNILLRMRDLATQAASGTNNVKDSASLDEEYQQLAKEINHIAEKTNFNGNAFLNSADADATKKGSDVTIQLSDAASDTLVITAIDAKVDTLLGAAVGKLTGADSAAAVTAATTEMGKIDTAIQAIADARATFGSQLNRLDHNLNNVTSQATNMAAAASQIEDADMAKEMSEMTKFKILNEAGISMLSQANQTPQMVSKLLQ
- a CDS encoding flagellar biosynthetic protein FliQ; translation: MNTSPIIDIFQTFFYKGVMILMPVAGVSMIVVIIIAVIMAMMQIQEQTLTFLPKMASIVLVIIILGPWMFQELTTLILDLFDKIPSLLRSY
- a CDS encoding flagellin, whose protein sequence is MRINTNINSMRTQEYMRQNQDKMNTAMNRLSSGKSINSAADDAAGLAIATRMRAKEGGLNVGARNTQDAMSALRTGDAALGSISNILLRMRDLATQAASGTNNAKDTASLSKEYEQLKGEIDHIAGKTNFNGNAFLDKSAATNPGTDITIQLSDAASDTLVITAIDTKALTSGTLGTLADVAGATTEMGKIDTAIQAVADARATFGSQLNRLDHNLNNVTSQATNMAAAASQIEDADMAKEMSEMTKFKILNEAGISMLSQANQTPQMVSKLLQ
- a CDS encoding chemotaxis protein → MSQAQSILLESGTNELEIVTYTVGENLFSINVMKVREIINPFPVTTVPESHHAVEGVVQVRGEILPVINLATALNLKSTKPLDQTKFIISELNQMKVIFRVDEVHRIQRISWEQIDEPASLSMGLEETTSGIVKLDGKIILLLDYEKIVCEISGTGYDNKSLSKLEQKTDRAEKVIYIAEDSAMLRQILEETLSSAGYTKMNFFSNGAEALAQIEKLAKEQGEKMFEHIHLLITDIEMPKMDGHHLTKVIKDGEVMNRLPVVIFSSLITNELFHKGEAVGANAQVSKPDIQELIGLVDKLVL
- a CDS encoding flagellar motor switch protein FliN; translated protein: MKLQDDIPLTIYFEIGNTKKKIEDLLHITKGTLYRLENSTKNTVRLMLENEEIGTGKILTKNGKMYVEIVELKR
- a CDS encoding flagellin, producing MRINTNINSMRTQEYMRQNQDKMNTAMNRLSSGKSINSAADDAAGLAIATRMRAKEGGLNVGARNTQDAMSALRTGDAALGSISNILLRMRDLATQAASGTNNTKDTASLNKEYEQLKGEIGHIAGKTNFNGNAFLDTAGGGKDIKIQLSDAANDTLDITAINTKDITSDKLGTLTDVTTAKDEIIALDTAIQAVTDARATFGSQLNRLDHNLNNVTSQATNMAAAASQIEDADMAKEMSEMTKFKILNEAGISMLSQANQTPQMVSKLLQ
- a CDS encoding lytic transglycosylase domain-containing protein, translating into MVVGNIVKEVLAYKKGQIQQKLSSPQAFVSSRFQEKLQSEPVKETKGTTQPANIEDMSQPVQSTKIETVVNKPEQSINKVEEASKPEEKAETKKVDEVQVAQKEFERRFPETKNEAADTWGLTKKYNIQKIRSSNEGKYEDIIDRASRTYGIPKTLIQKMIEVESDFNPKTVSHAGAMGLMQLMPANVKEMGIKNPFSPAESIEGGVKELSGYLKKNNGDLVLALASYNAGPGNVRKYGGVPPFKETQGYIKKILNIDVSK
- the fliN gene encoding flagellar motor switch protein FliN, which produces MKHEVSPVSLMGLEDFAGKRNEAGKAHIDTVSDISIELGVKLGKSSITLGDVKQLKVGDVLEVEKNLGHKVDVYLSNMKVGIGEAIVMDEKFGIIISEIEADKKQAALMKAQSQMQDKE
- a CDS encoding flagellar biosynthetic protein FliR, which translates into the protein MNMELWVATFFAFCRITSFLYFLPFFSGRSIPAMAKVTVGLALSITVADQVDVSHIKTTWDVAAYAGTQIVIGLSLSKIVEMLWNIPKMAGHILDFDIGLSQASLFDVNAGSQSTLLSTIFDIFFLIIFISLGGINYFVATILKSFQYTEAISKLLTTSFLDSLLATLLFAITSAVEIALPLMGSLFIINFVLILIAKNAPQLNVFMNAYVIKITCGILFIAMSVPMLGYVFKNMTDVLLEEYTKLFNFFLTK
- a CDS encoding DNA-binding domain-containing protein — protein: MYHHTAINVLSLLQNMSNNKMNDVQLEEELKKIEKQFQVEYEELVDLHNRMVLFQIDIEKHGGMRAYEKSTITWLKSELELLYEVYQFSQRHGLNIINISKYVSKKELNLFPKTASQLQNTYYKLKKCEILFENIEKQKPGRKRKYTPVKEPIVEIKKENKKELRKEVQNIENEKSLVTVISGIVDNFETISQCSERKEHELHQFMEGIYKLSSMAAERSKDEKNTRGLEDELHVLRAENERLKREKEELVHDIKEMTHHLIHFITSSDINQIRTLPFFVKECKQDLHKLGLYNAQDGKMKIMVDRSGQVMTVTQ
- a CDS encoding flagellar type III secretion system pore protein FliP; the protein is MRIKKQLSLLAVIFVFSIVFSIIFVNPAYAAPNGFINFENGKEFTSNSSVQLFALVTLLSLSSSIVLLFTHFTYFMIVLGITRQGLGVMNLPPNQVLVGLALFLSLFTMQPVLGQLKSDVWDPMTKEKITVSQAAETTAPIMKEYMSKHTYKHDLKMMLKVRGEELPKDLKDLSLFTLVPSFTLTQIQKGLLTGMFIYLAFVFIDLIISTLLMYLGMMMVPPMILSLPFKILVFVYLGGYTKIVDIMFKTVA
- the fliM gene encoding flagellar motor switch protein FliM, whose protein sequence is MSGEKLSQEQIDALLKAVNEGEEMPAFAQEAGKQEKFQEYDFNRPEKFGVEHLRSLQAIASTFGKQTSQTLAARMRIPIELEPSTVEQVPFTSEYVEKMPKDYYLYCVIDLGLPELGEIVIEIDLAFVIYIHECWLGGDSKRNFTMRRPLTAFEFLTLDNIFMLLCKNLEQSFESVVAIEPKFVTTETDPNALKITTASDIISLLNVNMKTDFWNTTVRIGIPFLSVEEIMDKLTSENIVEHSSDKRKKYTSEVEVKVNQVFKPVHVAIGEQKMTMGEIEQIEEGDIIPLHTKVSDELLGYVDGKHKFNCFIGKDGTRKALLFKSFVE